The following nucleotide sequence is from Deltaproteobacteria bacterium.
ATCAGGGCGAAAAGCGTGAAATCCTTGCCAACACCAACGTTGGAGCCAGGATGCACCTTGGTTCCATGCTGCCGGACGAGGATATTACCCGCCAGAACGGGCTGACCGCCGAACTTCTTCACACCCAGTCGCTGACCAGCGCTATCACGTCCGTTTCTTGAACTTCCACCAGCTTTTTTATGAGCCATGATTTCCTCCTGACACTAGCCCTGAATGGACTTCACCTTCAACAGCGTGAAATCCTGACGGTGTCCCTGTTTTCTACGATAATCCTTGCGGCGTTTCTTCTTGAAAATAATAATTTTCTTGTCGCGGCCGTGATCGACCACCTCGCACTGCACGGAGGCGCCGTCGACAAAAGGCTGGCCTATCTTCACCTCGGCGCCCGCTCCAACCAGCAGCACCTTGTCCAGGGTGATTTCCCCACCAGCCTGCACGTCCAGCTTGGCGACCTTCAGGCTGCGCCCTTCTTCTACACGGAACTGCTTTCCGCCTGTTTCCACGATTGCAAACATCTTCGCGTCCTCCAAAATAGTAAACGACGTAGCTACCCATTTGCAGGCAGCCCGTCAAGACCATGACCATACTGCATGTCCGGAGCAGGACATTTGTCGAGAGGGACAATGCGGATAAAACGATCATTCCCGAGACGTCAACAAAAAACTTCACACGCACCAGGTCCGCAAGGCGTCCACGAGATCCTGGGTCTTGTAGGGTTTGAGCAGATGTCCGTTCATGCCGGCGTCCATGCTGCGCAAATGGTCCGCGTCCAGGACATGGGCCGTGAGGGCGATGATCGGAATGGACAGGCCCATGGCCCGGATGGCCTTGGCCGCCTCCAGCCCGTCGAGCACGGGCATCTGGATGTCCATGAAAATGATATCAAACGCGGCATCGGTCGCCAGCAAATCCAAGGCGGCCTGCCCGTTGCCCACGATCTCGATCCGGGTCACGCCCAATCCGGCGAGCATTTTTCGGAACAGCGCCTGGTTGAAGGGGTTGTCCTCGGCCGCCAGGACACGGATTCGCGAAAAATCGGGCATCGCCGACCGATCCGCGTCAGGCGCGACCAGGGCCGCGCGCGGCCGGGGCACGTCCATGTCCAGGACGAAGGAAAAGGCGCTGCCGTCATCCGGAGCGCTGCACAGCGCGATCCCCGCACCACCCATGAGCCTGACCAGACCGTGGGCGATGGTCAACCCCAGACCAGTGCCGCCGTATTGCCGGGTCAGGGAACCATCGGCCTGTTCAAAGGAAGAAAAAACACGCTCCTGCCGCTTGGCCTCGATGCCCATGCCCGTGTCGTGCACGACAAAGGACACACGGCATCCGTCCCCCACCGCGCGCCCCCGCACGGCCAAGACGACCTCGCCAGCGGCCGTGAACTTGAGGGCGTTGCCAACTAGGTTGACCAGAATCTGGGTCAGGCGAACGCCATCCACGCGAACCAGCTTCGGCACGGTGGTCGTCACCACGGCAAAGCCAAGGCCCTTGTTGCGCGCCTGCTCCATGAACATGGCCGCGACCTTGTCCAGCAACACGGGCAGGCTCGTGTCCTCGGCCACGACCTTGAACATGCCGGCCTCTATCTTGGAAAAATCGAGAATGTCGTTGATGATGGCCAGAAGGTTGTCGGCACAGACCCGGATGCCGTCCAGGCACTCGGTCTGCTCCACGCCAAGTTCCAGCCGTGACAAAACCTCTCCCAGGCCGATGATGGCGTTGAGCGGTGTCCGGATTTCGTGACTGACATTGGCCAAAAACATGGTCTTGGCCCGGGAGGCGGCCTCGACCCGACGCTTGGCCTCGATAATTTCCGTGACCTCGATGACGCTGACGATCATGCCCGCGAAACGATCGCCCTCGACCACGGCCTGCATGCGGACAATGACGTCCATGTCCCGGAAGGCTTCCAGTTGCAGTTCCCGGACCTTGTTTCGAGGATTCTCCCGCAAGCTGTCCAGGCCACCGCGCACGGCGGCCTGGAATCTGTCATCGGAAAACAGGGAATAAATCGGCGCGCCCGTGACGTCGGCGTTCGAACATCCCAGAATCCGGATCAGGCATGCGTTGATCTCCAGAATCCTCCCCGCGTCATCGGTCAGGGCCACGCCCTCGTCGATCCCGGCCAGCACCGACTCCAACCGCTGTTTTTCCTGTTCCAGGGCTCTCTCGGCCCGCTTGCGGGTGGTAATGTCCGCGAACACCTCCAGGGTCAGGGTTTCGCCGCCGAGCATGACCGGAATGGAACTCTTCACGGCGTCGATATATCCGCCGTCAAGCCGTCGCAGCCGCACCTCGCTTTCAATTTCCACCCGCCGGGGAGCGTCCGCGAAGCGCGCGGAGGACATCGGACAAAACATGTTCCACCGGGTTTGTCGCTCTTCCAACCAATCGAAGCCGATGCCGAGCAGGTTGGTGGCGGCGAGATTCACGCGACGGATGGCGTCGTCGTGCCCCACGAGAACGATGCCCACGGGCAGGGCTTCCAAAATCCGATCCATGCCGGCTCGTGCCTCGACGACATTGGCGGCGTCCTCTTTCCGATTGTCGAGCAGACGGCGCGTTCCGGCCAGGGCGGACCACCCCAGACCCGCGGCCAGGACAGCGAACACCAAGCCTCCTCCCAGAACGGCACGCTGCAAGGACCGGTATCTTTCATGGTGATGGTCCAGTTCATGACGTCCTTGTGCCACGGCATCCAAATACAGCCCTTCGGCCAGTGTCCGGGCCCTGGCAAAAAGTTCGGCGCAACAGCCCCTTTCTGCTTCGGCGGTGACTGGCCTGGACTGGATTTGTGGCCCCCGCTCCCGGACTAGGCGGGACGCCCGGTCCGAAATCCCGTCCACGACCAGGGCCAATGCCGTGGTCTGCGCGTCGGAGCCGTCCTCCGGCCAATACTCGATTTCCTGAACGACCGCGCCGACGCGCTCGCCTGCGTACCGGACGTACTTGCCGCCCCGGCACAGAACCATCAATGCCTGACGCAACCGCACCAGGGATTCCGCCAGGCTGGCCTCGTGCCCGGCCAACGCCGCCTCGTCGCTGGTGGTCCCGGCCAAATGCGCGGCCAGCGCCGCCGCGTTCAACTCCATGCGCGCCACGGCGAGCAATTCCCGATAGGCGTCGCCATTATCCCGGACATGCAGATACCGACGGCGCTCCACGTCCTGAACAGCATCCAAGGCCAAGGACGCGGCCATGCCCATGAACAGGCACACCAGCATGGCGATCACCGCCCCCCGCACGGGATGCCCGCCCCAGAGCCGCTTCACAGGGCCCTCCCCAAAACGGCCACGCTGACACAGGCCGCGCCCGCGTCCAAACAGGCCTTGGCACAGGCGGTCAGCGTCGAACCCGTGGTCATGACATCATCGACCAGGGTCACGGACCTGCCCGCCACCCGTGACGACGCCATGAAAACACCGACAACGTTGCGGGATCGTTCCTCGCGATTCAGGGTGGATTGGGGCACGGTATCGCGCATCTTGGTCAGACCATCCACGACCACGGGCACGCCAATGCGACGGCCCAGCATCCTGGCCAGTTCCACGCTCTGATTGAAGCCCCGCCAAACCAGACGGCCAGGACGCATGGGCACGGGCACGAGCAAATCGGGCAGGTCCAGGCCATGCACGAGCCAGGCGTCATGCAACAACTCGCCCAGAAGCCGCGCCACGCCCAGATCGCGGCCAAACTTGAAACGGTGCACCAAATCCTTGAGCACGCCCGCATAGGGAGAATGAAACGCGACGCCGCTCCAAGGTGGCGCGCTCACGCGGCAGGCCAGGCAGGCATGGATGGAAGCGGACGGATCGGCGAAGCAAATGCCACAGCGGGGACAATAACCGCCGCGACGGGGAGCGAGCAGCCGGGCACAGTCCGCGCACAACAAGCCATGGCGGGCGTCGGGCAGGACAGCGGCGCACACCTGGCACCGTCGACCGGCGGCGCTCAGGAGGTTGCAGAGAACCCGGCGCGACAAGCAGGACATGCCTACCATGTAATCCGTCGCCCCAAATCCCGCACGGCGCGCTTGGCCGAGGAGCTGCCCAGCAACGCGCCCATGCCGTCGACGCCACCGACTCGCACGGTGTCAACGAGATCGAAATCAAAAACATCCAAAAAATACCGCAAGGTGGGCAAAACACCCTCGAAAAGCCGCTCCCCACGTGGTCGACCCGCCACGAGCGCGGCAAAGGCCCGGCGCCGCGAAGCGCGAGGACGAAGACCCGCTTCCCGGGCCAGGTAGCGACTTTGGGAACGATCGACCCAGGCCTTGGCCTGGGCCGGGAGATGATAGAAATACACGGGCGCGGTCAAAATCAGCCCGGAAGCGCTTTCGACATGGGCGAAAAGTTCTTCCGCCTGGTCCGTGTCGGCGAGCACGCAGTGCCCGTCACGGGCGCAGGCGCCGCACCCGACACAGGGGCGCACAGAAAAATCCCGCAGCCGGAGCACCGTTCCGGCCACGAGATCGGCCAGAATGTCGGCGGCGGCGTCACTGTTGCCGCCGGCTCTGGGGCTCATGGAAATGACAAGCGGACACGTCACGATCTGGGTTTGCGCGTGAATTCAGCGCGCACGAATTCTCCCTCCTGGACCAGGTTCAGGGTCCAGTCGGGCTCGATGTATAATGCGTTTTCGAGCTGGGGCACGACCCCGGGCCGTACCAGAAACACCTGCCGCTCTGTTCGACTGAATCGTAGATACCAACTGGCCTCCGATCCAACACCTCAACATTTATCACGAAAATCATGCTCGTTTGGCACGGCGCCCTCCTAACGGACAAATTCGGTGAAAAACGGATTGTTCAAGGATTCGGTCCCGACGGTGGTCCGGGGGCCATGGCCGGGATACACCACGGTTTCGGCCGGAAGCGTGAAAATCTTGGTCCGCACCGAGCGCATCAATTCCGACTCGGAACTGCCCGGAAAATCGGTCCGCCCCACCGAGCGGTAAAAAAGCAGGTCGCCGGCGAAAACCGCAGACAGCTCCATGAAATAAAACGACATGCTGCCAGGACTGTGTCCCGGGGTGGCCAGCACCAGGCAGGACGTGGACAACCACGCATGCTCCCCTTCTTCCAAGGGCTCGAAATGAAACGCAGGAGTACGCGGAAAGCCCATCATGCCGCCGCCCCCCAATTCCGTGTCCAGCAGAAAGGCATCGCGCGAACTGGCCAGGATCGGGGCCCCCGTGGCCTCGGCCAAGCCCGCGTTGCCCTGGATATGGTCGAAATGCAGGTGGGTGTTCAAAATCACCGTCAGGGTCAAGGCGTTGGCCCGCAAAAAAGACAGAATCTTGTCCGGCTCCCCGCCCGGATCGATGACCACGGCCTCATGATCGTCGTGCACGACATAGCAGTTGGTCTCCAGGACACCCAGTTCCATGGTCGTCACATGCAGCATTCTTTCCTCCATTTCCCGGCAGATGTAGTTGCCTTCGGGGCAAAACACAATTCTGCTTTCTGGACAAGGGGTGGGGCTTCGGGCAAGCACCAGGGGCATACCACCACGGAACCACGCATGAACACAGCCTTCTTGACCCTCGAACCCAAGGCCCTGACCCGCCAGGACATCATCGAATACGAGCCGGTTCTGAAAACCGCCCTCGGGGGGCTTATTCCTTTCCGCTCCCACAGCCTGATTTTCCCAACCA
It contains:
- a CDS encoding 50S ribosomal protein L27 gives rise to the protein MAHKKAGGSSRNGRDSAGQRLGVKKFGGQPVLAGNILVRQHGTKVHPGSNVGVGKDFTLFALIDGVVKFEKYTRKNQVKTRVNVVPAA
- the rplU gene encoding 50S ribosomal protein L21 — encoded protein: MFAIVETGGKQFRVEEGRSLKVAKLDVQAGGEITLDKVLLVGAGAEVKIGQPFVDGASVQCEVVDHGRDKKIIIFKKKRRKDYRRKQGHRQDFTLLKVKSIQG
- a CDS encoding PAS domain-containing sensor histidine kinase — translated: MKRLWGGHPVRGAVIAMLVCLFMGMAASLALDAVQDVERRRYLHVRDNGDAYRELLAVARMELNAAALAAHLAGTTSDEAALAGHEASLAESLVRLRQALMVLCRGGKYVRYAGERVGAVVQEIEYWPEDGSDAQTTALALVVDGISDRASRLVRERGPQIQSRPVTAEAERGCCAELFARARTLAEGLYLDAVAQGRHELDHHHERYRSLQRAVLGGGLVFAVLAAGLGWSALAGTRRLLDNRKEDAANVVEARAGMDRILEALPVGIVLVGHDDAIRRVNLAATNLLGIGFDWLEERQTRWNMFCPMSSARFADAPRRVEIESEVRLRRLDGGYIDAVKSSIPVMLGGETLTLEVFADITTRKRAERALEQEKQRLESVLAGIDEGVALTDDAGRILEINACLIRILGCSNADVTGAPIYSLFSDDRFQAAVRGGLDSLRENPRNKVRELQLEAFRDMDVIVRMQAVVEGDRFAGMIVSVIEVTEIIEAKRRVEAASRAKTMFLANVSHEIRTPLNAIIGLGEVLSRLELGVEQTECLDGIRVCADNLLAIINDILDFSKIEAGMFKVVAEDTSLPVLLDKVAAMFMEQARNKGLGFAVVTTTVPKLVRVDGVRLTQILVNLVGNALKFTAAGEVVLAVRGRAVGDGCRVSFVVHDTGMGIEAKRQERVFSSFEQADGSLTRQYGGTGLGLTIAHGLVRLMGGAGIALCSAPDDGSAFSFVLDMDVPRPRAALVAPDADRSAMPDFSRIRVLAAEDNPFNQALFRKMLAGLGVTRIEIVGNGQAALDLLATDAAFDIIFMDIQMPVLDGLEAAKAIRAMGLSIPIIALTAHVLDADHLRSMDAGMNGHLLKPYKTQDLVDALRTWCV
- a CDS encoding ComF family protein; amino-acid sequence: MVGMSCLSRRVLCNLLSAAGRRCQVCAAVLPDARHGLLCADCARLLAPRRGGYCPRCGICFADPSASIHACLACRVSAPPWSGVAFHSPYAGVLKDLVHRFKFGRDLGVARLLGELLHDAWLVHGLDLPDLLVPVPMRPGRLVWRGFNQSVELARMLGRRIGVPVVVDGLTKMRDTVPQSTLNREERSRNVVGVFMASSRVAGRSVTLVDDVMTTGSTLTACAKACLDAGAACVSVAVLGRAL
- a CDS encoding flavodoxin family protein; its protein translation is MSPRAGGNSDAAADILADLVAGTVLRLRDFSVRPCVGCGACARDGHCVLADTDQAEELFAHVESASGLILTAPVYFYHLPAQAKAWVDRSQSRYLAREAGLRPRASRRRAFAALVAGRPRGERLFEGVLPTLRYFLDVFDFDLVDTVRVGGVDGMGALLGSSSAKRAVRDLGRRITW
- a CDS encoding MBL fold metallo-hydrolase, which produces MLHVTTMELGVLETNCYVVHDDHEAVVIDPGGEPDKILSFLRANALTLTVILNTHLHFDHIQGNAGLAEATGAPILASSRDAFLLDTELGGGGMMGFPRTPAFHFEPLEEGEHAWLSTSCLVLATPGHSPGSMSFYFMELSAVFAGDLLFYRSVGRTDFPGSSESELMRSVRTKIFTLPAETVVYPGHGPRTTVGTESLNNPFFTEFVR